The following are encoded together in the Triticum dicoccoides isolate Atlit2015 ecotype Zavitan chromosome 6B, WEW_v2.0, whole genome shotgun sequence genome:
- the LOC119322243 gene encoding mechanosensitive ion channel protein 6-like: protein MDQVQRKSSLRSYGSAKSLSGSDEQPGLGDRREVVLKIDGNGNGPAPFSVPVGGAAGNAGSNSDAKPAPSRTLLTAASSPSKGWDDGSYDFWKNEGGGKGGGPAPRVEDFSFKNRPAQPPTSPQASSPSFSPKQASAPVEVAEDPPTRLIGNFLRKQKAAGAELSLDLDLEMDDIGRSSHPSLSNSRERETPRVSFKNRQSSSSSSSDSDTGGGRRRAGDDGIRNTSTSTPAGKGPLMRAKTRSRLMDPPPQSPMAPPAVDEERKSSARPPKSGQFPSGRMTGKSGQSPSGRKSGAIGKSGPMEEEEDDPFIDDDIPDDFKRGKLDALTILQWVGLVLIIGALVCSLTIKPLSRKKVWELHLWKWELLVFVLICGRLVSGWVIRIVVFFVERNFVLRKRVLYFVYGVRGAVQNALWLGLVLASWHFLFDENVQTNTAVLPYVTKVLFCFLVATLIRLVKTLLLKVLASSFHVSTYFDRIQEALFNQYVIETLSGPPLVDEDYVLAEVRELQRAGATIPKELRAALPAKNLSGQKSIRISGLISKGDQSSRQLSKEKKQREIDEGITIDKLHRLNQKNVSAWNMKRLMKIVRFGTLTTMDEQIQQATGEGDESATQIRSEYEAQLAAKKIFHNVAKPGSKYIYLADLMRFMRQEEAIKAMHLFEGAQEHCRVSKRSLKNWVVNAFRERKALALTLNDTKTAVNKLNQMCNVVVGLIVSALWLLILGIATTHFFVFISSQLLVAVFVFGNTMKTIFEAIIFLFVMHPFDVGDRCEIEEVQVVVEEMNIMTTVFLRYDNLKIYYPNSVLATKPIFNFYRSPDMGEGIDFSIHVATPVEKLALMKERILRYIDGKKEHWYPGAMVVLRDVDDTNKLKVSIWLRHTLNFQDMGMRFVRRELVLQEMIRVLKDLDIEYRMLPLDVNVRNVPPLQSTRMPTTWNYA, encoded by the exons ATGGACCAGGTGCAGCGGAAGAGCAGCCTGAGGTCCTACGGCTCGGCCAAGTCGCTGTCGGGGTCGGACGAGCAGCCCGGCCTCGGCGACCGGCGGGAGGTCGTGCTCAAGATCGACGGCAACGGGAACGGCCCCGCGCCCTTCTCCGTTCCCGTCGGCGGGGCGGCGGGGAATGCCGGTTCCAACTCCGACGCCAAGCCGGCGCCGAGCAGGACGTTGCTCACCGCCGCCAGCTCGCCGTCCAAGGGCTGGGACGACGGGAGCTACGACTTCTGGAAGAACGAGGGCGGCGGGAAAGGGGGAGGCCCCGCGCCCCGCGTCGAGGACTTCAGCTTCAAGAACCGGCCGGCGCAGCCGCCCACGTCACCGCAGGCATCGTCCCCTTCCTTCTCGCCGAAGCAGGCGAGCGCCCCGGTGGAGGTCGCCGAGGACCCGCCCACGCGCCTCATCGGGAACTTCCTCCGGAAGCAGAAGGCGGCCGGGGCCGAGCTGTCGCTCGACCTCGACCTGGAGATGGACGACATCGGGAGGTCGTCACACCCGTCCTTGTCCAACTCCCGAGAACGGGAGACGCCGCGTGTCTCCTTCAAGAACCGCCAGTCGTCCTCGTCGTCTTCATCCGACTCCGATACCGGCGGCGGCCGTAGGCGCGCCGGCGATGACGGAATACGCAACACCTCCACTTCCACTCCAGCGGGGAAGGGCCCGCTAATGCGAGCCAAGACGCGCTCCCGGCTCATGGACCCGCCACCGCAGTCACCCATGGCGCCCCCTGCCGTCGACGAGGAGCGCAAGTCCTCTGCCCGACCTCCTAAGTCCGGCCAGTTTCCTTCGGGACGTATGACCGGAAAATCCGGCCAGTCTCCTTCAGGGCGCAAGTCGGGGGCCATCGGCAAGTCGGGccccatggaggaggaggaggacgatccGTTCATAGACGACGACATCCCTGACGACTTCAAGCGTGGGAAGCTGGACGCCCTCACCATACTGCAGTGGGTCGGCCTGGTGCTCATCATCGGGGCATTGGTGTGCAGCCTCACGATAAAGCCCTTGTCCCGGAAGAAGGTCTGGGAGCTGCACCTCTGGAAGTGGGAGCTCCTCGTGTTCGTGCTCATCTGCGGCCGCCTCGTCTCCGGCTGGGTCATCCGGATCGTGGTGTTCTTCGTGGAACGCAACTTCGTGCTGCGGAAGCGCGTGCTCTACTTCGTGTACGGCGTGCGCGGCGCCGTGCAGAACGCGCTCTGGCTCGGCCTGGTTCTCGCGTCATGGCACTTCTTGTTCGACGAGAACGTCCAGACAAACACGGCGGTGCTGCCCTACGTGACAAAGGTGCTGTTCTGCTTCCTCGTCGCCACGCTCATCCGCCTCGTGAAGACGCTGCTGCTCAAGGTGCTGGCCTCGTCCTTCCATGTCTCCACATACTTTGATCGGATCCAAGAGGCATTGTTCAACCAGTATGTCATCGAGACACTCTCTGGGCCGCCGCTAGTTGACGAAGACTACGTGCTTGCTGAGGTGCGTGAGCTGCAACGGGCAGGCGCAACCATCCCGAAAGAGCTGCGTGCCGCCTTGCCAGCCAAGAACCTTTCGGGCCAAAAAAGCATCCGGATCTCGGGTTTAATCTCCAAGGGAGACCAATCAAGCAGGCAGCTGTCAAAGGAGAAGAAACAGCGTGAGATTGATGAAGGGATCACCATTGACAAGCTCCATAGGCTCAATCAGAAAAACGTCTCGGCATGGAACATGAAGAGGCTGATGAAGATTGTTCGTTTTGGGACGCTCACCACAATGGATGAGCAGATTCAGCAGGCAACGGGAGAGGGGGATGAGTCAGCGACACAGATTCGCAGTGAATATGAGGCGCAGCTGGCCGCCAAGAAGATCTTTCATAATGTGGCAAAGCCTGGATCCAA GTACATATACTTGGCAGACTTGATGCGCTTCATGAGGCAGGAGGAAGCCATCAAAGCTATGCATCTTTTTGAAGGAGCACAGGAGCACTGCAGGGTCAGCAAGAGGTCTCTGAAGAACTGGGTG GTGAATGCATTTAGAGAGCGCAAAGCTCTTGCCCTAACACTTAATGACACAAAAACTGCAGTTAACAAGCTCAACCAGATGTGCAATGTTGTTGTTGGCCTCATAGTGTCTGCTCTCTGGCTTCTTATTCTGGGCATAGCCACAACACATTTCTTTGTCTTCATCAGTTCACAGCTTCTTGTGGCAGTTTTTGTGTTCGGGAATACTATGAAGACAATTTTTGAGGCAATTATTTTCTTATTCGTGATGCATCCTTTCGATGTCGGTGACCGCTGTGAGATTGAAGAAGTTCAG GTTGTTGTGGAGGAAATGAATATCATGACAACAGTCTTCCTACGTTATGATAACCTGAAGATCTATTATCCGAACAGTGTGCTGGCCACCAAGCCGATTTTTAATTTCTACAGAAGTCCTGATATGGGAGAAGGAATTGACTTCTCTATCCATGTTGCCACGCCGGTGGAAAAACTGGCTCTCATGAAGGAAAGAATACTACG TTACATTGACGGTAAGAAGGAGCATTGGTACCCCGGTGCGATGGTTGTCCTCCGAGATGTGGATGACACCAACAAGCTAAAGGTATCCATATGGCTCCGGCACACACTCAACTTCCAGGACATGGGGATGAGGTTCGTGAGGAGGGAACTCGTGCTCCAGGAGATGATCAGAGTGCTCAAGGACCTCGACATCGAGTATCGGATGTTGCCGCTGGACGTGAACGTGCGGAACGTGCCCCCTCTTCAGTCCACAAGGATGCCGACGACATGGAACTATGCCTGA